Genomic segment of Labrus mixtus chromosome 1, fLabMix1.1, whole genome shotgun sequence:
actttcaacaGGAGCATGATAAAGACTGATAAACTCAAACAACAAATGACTTTTAGGGGAATCGTTCAAACATAGTATTTCACTCACCTGCTCTGTGTCCTTTGATTTTCATCCCCACATTTAGGTGAGAGGTTAACAGCAAACAGCCCAGGATTTTGAGCACAGACATGTTGAGGCACTGACACTTTAAGTAATTCCTGAGAACCAACACTTCTGTTGAGAGCAGATTGAAACTTGTGGAAGAGAAATACGGATGACGTTGAGTCTAAAGATGAGTTCCTGATTGTCTGTGGCTGTGGAACAGGTTTTTATAAAAGCCTAATTGTTGTCCTGTTGCTTGAAATCAGAGTGGGAAACAGTTTATTGTACTGTCCATAAGAGAAGGGACACTGGGAGTGGTGGTTTATGGATAAGAGGGATTTGGTCCTGTCCTGATTGGCTGGGCTGCGGAGATTGTGAAAGAGCAGAGGTCTAAGAGGCGAGCTGACTCaatatacaaataatgactgagaGGTAGAGATTACTTCATCCAGACTTTCTGACTTCATCCTCATTTCTCTTGGAGGCAGTTTTTACCTGAACTAACAGAGACAAGCCAAAATGTAGtctgtggaaaaagaaaagctgaatcCTCTTTGAACAGTAGAAGAGCAAAGTAGCACTACATGAACCGAGTGAGACAAAATTTAGAGTACACTGAATCAAACTAAATAAGTAACTAAACAATGAGTAAGATTTCAGCATGCTGCTTCAGGAGATTCTTCCAAATCCTCATTTCTATGCATTACATTTGATGAACTATCTACTTTTCACTGGACCCTTTTGAAAGTGTCACTCTGTCCGAGGTGAATGGTGATAAAGCACAGTACTCAAACAAGGTTAGTGGTTACATAACGGTTACAGAGACCTTCACTTACTGATCCAAGTCTGTATACTCACTCTCcacattgtttattttcaaactcTAGGACAACAGTGactgtaaatacatttcatatATTGATACTTTACTTTCGTAGGCCAAGGCTcaaactttaaagtttaaacataTCAAGTCTCAAGAGACAATTCTGAGTTCACCaggatataaacacacatacacagtgtgcTATTTGTGTCCTATTTACTGTAAGAGAACATGATGACATTTACTTAACGTGATCTCTATGCCTCGTTTCAGTCCGGCAGCAAAAGGGTTAAGGTCAGTTTGTCTGACTGATGTGTGATGTTACAACTGCAGGTTCACAGAAGAGCAAACACGGTGAACCGTTGCGTTTCCaggtatcgtgtttgtgtgcgtgcgtgcgtttgtgtgtgtgtttgtgtgtgtgcgcgcccaCACGTCAAGATATGTTTGCTTTTGTATGCGATGTATATATTTGCCTCTGTCTGGGCATGCTGTTTCAGCAGCCAATGACTTCATGAACAGAAATATACTTATCAGGATGTCCAGTTCAGAtgctaaatattttttaaataaatcaactgGGGAAAGTCATGAATTGAGGCTGCCATGAGGATACAAATACACAGGTTCCCTCTTGGGATTGAGGAGAAAGAACTGAAGGGAACACTTTCATGTGAGCAAAAGGCTCATGCACAGAAACAAGTGTGATCCATTATTACATAAAGCTATTATCATCCATGTCATAGGGAGGAAGCACTCTGAGGAAGAGCTCTGAAACCACTGAAGCAAAAAAGAACACTCTTCATCCATTCTGCATGAGCTTATATAAGCGTTTccagttttcttcttttaaactgaaattaATTTCTGCTGTACGTCCTACTTATGTGgactattgtgtgtgtgtgtgtgtgtgtgtgtgtgtgtgtgtgtgtgtgtgtgtgtgtgtgggtgtgggtgtctACTCTTGAATAACTCTTGAATATGCTTGTTGTGAGGATGGTTTAGCTTTTTGGCAATTAGGACTAAATTGCCAGTGTTTTTTTGGACAATTTAAATTACATAGGCATGCAATTTCTCAAATCACTTTTGGCTGTTTTTTCATTACTTTgttagattacatttttttaaacgaaTTTCAATAAGTAGGCCTAactgtcattttaaatacaaattctTAAATcactgtgtttcattttgtattttaaagcaGATTTGTTCATGGTTGGAAAAGCAGAGGTGTTACTATTAACTAATAATTAAAGATGGCTCTGCTATGGAAGTGCACCAGCATGACAGTGTGACAATGAGGTAGACTGAATAATAACAGGAGCTGGAAACCTCAGTAGCTGAAGCAGATTTTTGTGCTGTTCTTACTATTATAAGTCAAAATGTcatctttgaaaataaataaagaaatgtttttaataggGGAATAAATCACTGAATGATTGTCGCAGTGCtgttatgatttatttttcaatttatCTCTGAAAACATCAGATATCTTTTGGGGTTAGCATCATCATTGCATAAAGTTACATTTGTGTATCACAAAATACTCTGCTTACACCACTGATCCTAGTGTGAAGAAAGAAATAGTATCATTAAACTTGACTTCATATCAGGACACAACGAGGAGTGTAAAAGAAGAATAGCTTATTCAGACATATAATACTGACAAAAATAATATTCATTATCTAccttagaaaaaaacaactgaaaataatcaacaacaaaaagaacaaattaaGAAATTGAATCACAACATAAGCTAAAGCATCAAAGACGTGTAGAGCAGGGCAAGAAATGTATCAAAATATGAACCAAATCATGTTTAATTCTGGGAAATTACAACAAATTCCCTCTGATGTTGTGCTTCTGACTTTCTTAACTTTCCTGTTTCACAAAATCTCATcaagagatgaaaaaagacaaagtgatTGTCATGATTTATTGTGTATTGTGCAacgtgtgtgttgttttacaaTGTCAATGCATGCAGTACAATTGAATCTCTCACGGTTTGGGGTTAAGGTTTGTGTGTCAAAAAactatggagaaaaaaatcagtaacACTAGTCTAATCATGTTAAGGCTGGATGTTCTAAATAAATGTGTACtaaaagctaaaataaaatactgtcatgaagCAATGAAACACAtaactgtttttaaacacatgcaaaGCATGACGGGAATGGAAGGAGAAAGTCTCTCAACATAAATGTCCAAACTGTAACACTACGgctaaaaacaatcaaaaatgaCCCCACCTCTGCTGTGGTCTCTAAGTGCTATGTGCTCCCATTTGTTAGACAGCATTCAAAATAAACATACTGTAGAGACTCTTGGCAAATATTTCTAATGAGAGCAGATGATCCTGATTAGGAAACATTAAACTATACAGAATACTGCACACCTGTAATACAGAGGAGACTCTCCATACAAAGATTTGACTAGATACAactgggaaataaaaaaaaaaccaagatattctaattaaagaaacattaaaggCTTCATAAAACATTCATGCATATTTGTAATCAGATACATGCTTTCTTTTAAACCATGACATGTACGTTTTTTCAGAATTATTgtagaaatgtataaaaatgctTCGTCTGGATGGACATTTTTGCCTTTTGAGGTGAATCGCAAGGATATTGTAACTTTATTCCGCTATCTTGATTCTGAAATTTAACTTACAGTTATCATTTCATACTTGTCCTGGACATTGTTTTCCTCTTGTTTCTCAGGCTCAGCATGGTGCAACTCTATGAAGAGAAAGTAGATTCCTGCTCCGACTGCTCCGCCCACCATTGGTCCTGCCACAGGGATCCACCACCAGCAACCTCCAGCACTGCAGGGATGAGGATCCGAACACGTGTTATTATGACAGACTACATGTGTATGTATTCAGAAGTATTTACACAACATCTTGtacaaatgcaaatgaaaacaaaatgaaaacaaatagaaaCCATACAATATGAAATGATAGGATTCTGTGAGAAGCAATGCCATACAATACGAAATGACCTGTGCTAATCAATAAGATACAATGTGGCTATTTAGAAACTACTTTATTAAAAGTCACATACTACGCAaaatcatgaacacacaccatCTTTTTCGTTGCTGCTCGTCTCCCTCTCCGTAGCAGAAGAAAAGTCGGGGCATTTTTCTAAATAGTGGACACATAGGACTACATAGTGCTGTGGCAGAAGCTACTTTCCTGAGCTGTTTTCCCGACTACCTAGCAACGCGCGCTGTTGCTTTCTGCTCGAGTGCGCTCTCCCCTTTTGCTCTGCGCCCTACTTCGCAGCGAGCTAAGCGTGCGACACGTcttatctgaaaggcccttgaTCCACCCAAGCCCtgccagaggggcgtggtcaaacagctaatttgcatttaaagctacagacacagaaacagcctgttctgagcagggctgaaatagaggggtttatatgcatgatgaaatacaggatcagggTGGATTTTTAGCAAGaatcttcacagacatgttttgggagcTCTAAAACTTGTTTTCACTGGTTGATAAGGAagataacatgtgacctttaatccaCTAAAAGTAAGTTCCTGTCTGAGACTGACCCTCCACTGGAAAAAATACTAGAAAGACTCTGCGgacaagaataaataaataaatacaatttgcaCGATGCTAACATGAGCAACTTGTGAACATTCACTTCATCAGACAACTCAAGATAATTACACTACCATACCATATGAGATGATGctttaaatatactgtatttataaacaacacaatatgTTGCAATATAATACAATAGGATGCGATATGATGCAGTGCAATACAATTTTACATGTTGATACCATACAGAACCGTACAACATGATCCCATATAATATGAAACAGTGCGTTGTAATGCAGGTGGTTAGAACAGGGGTAAGATGGGATATGATATGagacattaaaatatgtataaGGAAACTATATCATATGATTAAATACTATGTCATACTATACTGTACCATAGAAAACAATATTGTGCAATGCAATGGGCATGGGATATGTTATTTTAAGATACTTCAATGCCATGAAATATAATGCAGTACATTCATGACAATTTGATATTATGCAACACAAtgtgaatatttttatttttgactttgtCCATATTTATGAATCAAAAACTCTAAATTATGGTCACTCTAATTCATCACTTTCGAACCTTGTTTGTTCCTTTGGTCTCTTGTTAGTCTGCCAGTTTTATAGAAGTACGTTATAAAtttgttgtagttttctttGAAATGGAATAAAGAACACTCCCTCCCCAATCTGTATGTCTACGGTTATATCATCCTACCTGAGGCAAGTTATATTCACTTATCCCAGATTACTGCAAAGTCTTGAGGAGCTCTGTTTGCTAGACCTGGTGCATGTGTCCTCATTCTAACCCCAGACAGAGCCAGACGGAGATTAGAGTCCTGCAGGTCAATTCACCTGTAAGGAGTTTTTACTGCTGGTGAAAGGGCTCCAGTTAACAGGGCTGAATGTAAAGAAGCATCCGAGAAGGTCGTCTTTCTCTCTTGTGGGTACAGGAAGAAGACTAAAGGAAGGAGATGGCTGGATTATAGACTTTAATCTTTTGCCACAGCTAAAATGATCGGGCCAGGATGAGAGACACTCAGTTGGTCAAATTGAAGCCATGTGGACATTTAATGGAGCCAAGTACTACTCTCCATAGTCCATACTGAAAAGGGATGTAATGTACAGAAATCTTAAGCCTGCCTCGAGTGTATTTTAATACACAGCATTCATAGTTGCTGTATTTGAATCAGAAATGTAAAAGATTATATCAGATTAAGCTggtattttttacatgttatgaACCTGATATGACCAAGGGCTTATATGTGCATTAAAGCAAtatgtgtatttatatatatatacgccAAGAGAGCCATCTGGACTTGTTTATAGCTGTGTAATGGAGACAGACCACCTTCAACCACTTAATATAGTGTTATTTTATGAGATAGATCAAGAATTATTAATAGTGCtattaaacaaaatgttattatCCAAGCAGTATATTGTGCCTCATATTCTCCATTAATGCATTTCAGCAGCATGAACAGACACTTTTGAATTCAGAGGTTGAAAAGAAAAGGCTAAAGGGCTGAACAGCGCCTTGAATGTGAAGATGCATACAGCATGAATCTGTCCCAGgtcaaagaaatacaaaaatcatGCTTAAACATTTGGAATTGCAATTTTAAAAGATAACATTTGCAGTAAATGATCCTAACATTACCTACTGAGGGAAAATAGATGgtagaagaaaggaaaaaggtGTCTATTAGTGACTGTTAAACTATGAAAACGATAATTTCTGGGGTTGTTCTACTGCGAAAGCCCGACTTTGGTTACTTGACTTCATAAAACAACACTGCGCCAATATTGAAGCTCTGCACAGAACATCGATAGGTCCTAAAAGGTTGTTTAAccagactctgtgtgtttgcaaatacttgaaatgtgctctccttTATCCTGTGAGTACAGTAAACAGAAGTCTGCTGTTGTGAACCATATGGTTTATATACATGTTTAGTTTATATACATGTGACAGCTTTGTTTGCCTTCTTGACAAAGTCCAAAGTGAAAGGGAGGCAGAGGTGCACCTTGCCCACCTCCTGTTTGCAACGTGCAGACAGTATATCAAATGTAAAACTGTGTGACTTCAGGATGGGCCTCTGCAGTGTGATGTAACCGTTTGTGATTGGTGCATTTAGTTGCAATTTGGAGTGTCTGAAGTAATCAAtaatttgttgttgtcttttaatGAAATCTGATCGCGTTAACACGTTTGAAATAACCGGAATAATTAAAGGTATACTTAAATGAATTTAGCTCATTCAGTAGGTAAAGCGTTCAAAgtttcaggaaacatttttttttctgaaacaaagGGTTAGAGTTGTAAAGGGaccaaaaatatgaaacacCCACAAGATTTCAACATTCGACTACAATCATCCTGTTTATATGCAGCTGCCCTGAGCTTCACAGACCATTATAGTGAGTTTTCAGCTCATTGTTCAGCTGTCTTGTCAAAAActttactgttttgtttgtccAATGAGGTCATTTTAATTAGTATCAAGCATCTGTTTTCAGTGGGAAAAAACCCCACTGAACTCTACCTACGTACTGTAGCCcaaaacagcagacagacacagtcaACCAGCTGGTGACTGTAGTGCAGCACTGCAAGATATTTTCTAATGTAGTTTGTAGATATCAAATCAGAgtcattgtttttatcattcatCACTTTGTcagaaacaatttaaaatgattgataATTGATCAGTGTTCCTGACTGTTTGGCCAACCtatttttaacagctttgatttaacacattttacaaaagtGATACATGAAAGCTGTGTCTGTATCTGCTGCCCCCAAGaggtaaaaacatatttttcaacATCAATATCAAGTTTAGTATATAGTATCaagtaaaatatattaataataaaaacagcaccAGGAGTAGCCGTGGTAgcaaggaagaaaagagagacaggaacttACAATTATGACATTTCAATAATGAACTAATGaatatttgacatgttttgtgCATGGaaactctctgctctctttaaaTTAGATCCCAcagccctttttaaaaatgcaggaaacacatgcatggcttttgCAATATTGATTCAGATTGTCAAGAGAGCAGATCTTCAAATGCTGCTCTTCATGTGTGACTAAAGCAGGATAAAGCAGCCACTTGGTTAAAGTCTCTTAAATCACATTTCTACTCGGTCGTGCTAAGAGTAAGAGCAGCAGTAAATAAAGGACTCCTGTCTCAGTAATAGGTTCAATCAAATATAATAGTCCCAACACGGCCATGGATATACAACATATGACACTGtcaaacactattttttttacatttgcatttttcagatactgtttttttttttttttttcacatgtgatACAggaattgttttctgttttcttaccTGAAAACTTCCATGCCCCATCCCGCCACAGCGGTGAAGAAGCGTGGGGCGAGGTCCCGTGCTGGGTTGATGGGATAACCGCAGTTCAGACCCATGGACACTCCGATGGCCATGATGATCAGGCCAATGCAAAGCGGCTCCACACCTTTTGGAGCCCCGATGTTCCTCCTGTCAGTGATGGCCAGGATGCACAGGATCAACGCGCCTGTTGCAATTACCTTTACAACAAAAGCATCAGGTAATTAGCACAACCTCAGTCATTataactttgtttgtttgtttgttgttgctgtcttTGAGTGGATGTTTAGTATTACCATATCCGCTGTGGTGAACTCTGCCCTATGTTATTTTGTCTAAGCTTATTATGGGGCTTCCCCTTTCCCCCCCTTTGAATCTTAGAGGGCAGCTGAACAATAAAGAAACATATGGCTGTTAATGAATAACCATGCGGAGTGAGAATATAAAAGAATACAATATTTCAGAAATAAAAGGGTTAAGTCAGGTACccctaaataataaaaatgttaataattatGTAACTCAACATGTTCTTCATTTGAGGTCGTTTAAACATACAGTCTGTGATCCTTATGTAAATCCCCATCAAAGACATCACTCCAACACATTCTTAATTAAATTCAATATGTCGTTTACATTGGcgttagaaaaaataaaaactaatgaAACCTAATGCCCCAGTGGGCTTCACAGATACATAAACTAACATGTGCATCTGACCCCGTTCTGAACAGATGGAAGTTATTCTCAGCTTTGCAACGTTATTTTTTCATACTCCAGAAAATAACTCGCATGACCTTTTATACTTCCATTCATGCCCATGACTGCACTAAATGCATGCTCACATATATCTCTGTATGCTCTAGTAGcttccacacacactctcacttgAAAAGGTTTGCCATCTCACTCCCATCAATAATTCCATGTAAAGAAAggggtgaaaaaaacaaagctagTGAGAGATTTAAGACCATTAGATGCTTAGAGTCATCAGGCAGTTTGTATAAAGTATACATTTTTATCATCAGTATGGATATTGTAAGGATCAAGGTTATAATAATGGggaatttttattatttttgattcattctgactttttgttttcaattgcGATTGAGTTTTTATTAGTTGTAAAAGCTGGTTTGTTAGTTTCGTTTAGTTCCTGTTTTGTGAAAATGCTtcgttttagttttgtttttattagttttagTGTGAGTCTTTATTTGTAATATGGGATACTTGTTCAGGGGTGAGAGCCAAAAGGGCCAAACAAGTAGCCCAAACATCAtacaataataagaaaatatattcaaatgcAAAAGATGAACAACCACAACCTCCATGGGTTGGCCTTATGGGCCTATAGGCCTGCCACTtattacattttagtttttgttaaCGATTATAACCTTTGTCTCACCTGATCAACAAACCCATTTAGGACTGAGAGGTGTTTTGCAGGATAGGATGCAAATATGTTGGCTGTAGCATTTGCACCAGTAACAAGGAATTGTCCATTGGTAAATTCCATCAAAGCATCTGTGGAAAAAGTAAATACAGTTAATATAAGCAAATGTAAATGCAAGTATTACTTACAAGCTTGTAAAGTCTTTGCCTTTTGTTTTCAAGTAATATCACTTTAAACAGTATCTGATAGAAAAATCTTTGctggaacattttttattatcattggTGGATCTCCTGAAGCAGATTGACCAATGTCCCCATTTCCACACCTCAATCAACATTTACAACTTGATGAGTTTTCTGGGTTAAATCAGAAAAGTTACCCAGATAACCTAGCTATCCTACTGTCAGGGACAGTTTTCTCTTAATGATGGCTTTATGCATTTACACCCACCATAATACAACCCATAGACGGCACAGGATCCAGCAAAAGCCCCCAGGAACTGTGCCACCACGTACACAGGGAACTTCTTCAGAGGCAACTTCCCCAGGATCACCATGGCCAGCGAGACTGCAGGGTTCACGTGAGCTCCTGGAACAACGCAACAAAAGAGTAGACACAATAAATCAACGATCGCAAAAAGTtcaacttaaataaaataaatagtgcATTGTTTTAAATGACCTGTAGAAGCGTTTAGCGGTTAGGAGCTGGTtagcgttttttttaaataatatttatgttCATACTTCATTGTTTGGTCTATAAAATGTTACTCCCACTTCTCATAAAGCAGTGGCCTAAAACTAGTGAATGGTTGTTACTTTTTGATGAAAATCAGACTAGCATAACATTATCAGAAGAGCcaagatgaaaacaacaaaaacattgccCACAATGCACTCGGCTGTTTGGTGCGTATCTTGTGCCTTGTCTTCCCAGATCAGGTGAACTGAGTTAAGTGGATTAAAATAGTCGGTGACAGGCTGTCTGATCATTTAGTGCTAATGTTCAAACCCTCTGGTGCGTCTTCATCGAAGACTTTCAggatattttcaaacaaagagcAGGCGAGAGGGTCTGTTTTTGCCTCCAGAGTCTGTTTTCCCATATTTCACATTGTCCTTAAGAGGCTTGTTTGAACACATTCCAGCCAAATGTTAGTGGGCTGTGATGGCAGTGTGGGGTCATTTATTTAACACTCTGGGATCTTGGCTTTGACCTCACTGTGGTAACACCATTGGGGGTATCAGCCATGCGCCCATTGTTAATCTCCCCGtcctgttcacaaacactgaccACGACAACCAGCCAGACCTGCCTGTCTGAATTGCATCTGACATAATCTGCCTGAATCTGCTTAAGGCACACGTAGACTGCAGGTCATTAGAGTGACCATGATGTGTCACACTTACGGTACACTGTCATCTAAAATCTGGGACTACAAAGTGAAAAcaattgtgttttcttctcctatGGGGCCTCCCTGCCAGGGAAGCCTAGAAAGCCAGGCTTGTCACACCTGACCCCCTTCCTCTCCAGAGACCCCTGCCCCAGTAAAGCTCATTAGTCCAATACCTATGATCATCTTCAGAGATGTCGTCGGACAGAAGCTTCCCACTGAGCTGTGGACCCTGCGGCTGAATTGCCCAGTCATGCAGCAAAAGCTCTCCATATATTAACCTCACTGTCCTCAGGCTTTTCTGCTATTCCTCTGAAGCTTTACAACTCTTATCATTAAACATGTAGCAGGAGCAGGCTAACCCCGTTAGCATGAGTCAGAGCCATCACAACAGCCAACAGTaaacaagagagaaagataaaaatccTTTTCCATTCTTCGTCGCACTTACATTTCTGAATGAATAATTTGAATGGTTTTCAAGTTCACAAAATATATTATTTCCCCAAATCACTGGTGGACTAACACATATAACACTTCTTGAGAATGGTTAGAGTagaatatcaatcaatcttcatCTGCACAGCgcaaattcataacaaatattatctcaagacactttacaaaagagcaggtctagaccttactctttgttgaACTATTTACGAAGAccaaacattaatccaccacgagcacagcactaagcaacattcaGCGATGTCCCAGTGGCAAAGAAAAAAGTCctttttaagaggcagaaacctcgagaaGAACCAGGCTCATGTtaaacagccatctgccgaaacTGTATTTCATGGACTTCGTAGAGTTATATGAGTTTATTGTTAACAATCTCATGTCTGTATCAGAAATATTGACCTGAGGCAATCAGCTGGTTATCTTGCTGCACCAGCGTCTGCCTACAAGTGACTCTAAAGCTAGCAAATTTGATTTTATATTATTGGTCGTAGCTGTTTAGTTGTAGCAACTTTGACCTTTTTATGCTTTATACCAAGTTAAGCTAACTCTCTTCTGTCCTGAACACAAACCAACATACAACTTATCATTTCTTCTAAATTAGCCCATTAGGAACACTGTGACATTGAACAACCGTTACCTCCTATTACTTATTACTGCTGCCAATTCAGACAGACTCTTTTTACTGTCATCCTTAAGGTAGGCTATGTCCCAAAAAGTTCCAATAACACATCAGGACTCAGTATCTCCTGAATGGACTATATTTCTTTTTCTAGAGCAATAATCTTATTGTATCAGATctgttattgaagttttttttttttagttgataCTTCGAACATTTAGATAAAAGTGACACAGAGAAACCTGGATGAGAGGCTTGTTGTTTCAGAGATCCACGACCAAAGATCACATCTCCactagagacaaacagagcagtgacCTTTGTTTCATGACTGTGTTTGCAGtcttaaatatcaaaataatattatgtgttttttttttcgctgaCTGCCCCCATGGCACTGAGAAAAAGATTGAATGACCGATAGAgcatcttggtttttttttttaaatgtcaacatttttgcAGAAAGAGCTGGATCAGACAACTGATTGATCTTTGGTTGGATATATCTTGTTAAGAGTGCGACCGATTGAAGCATTAGCTGGATATGTTTTGGTTGTTGGTGGGTCATTATTTTAGGCTTCAGGACACTGGTATTAAACCCTACCCTGACATGTGAGTGATAAAGTGTTATGAGAACACTTGAAACCGAAAATAATCTTCAGTTGCGATGTTTGAGAAACTGGAGGATTAAGTGATGTGATGAATGTGAGATGTGCAGGAATTGAGGAAAAAGAGTTTGCTTCTTTTTACCTGACACTCCCCCTGCCATGTAGACGGCCATCATGACTCCCAGAGTGAAACCTATGTGGATAGTCAAAGGTTCCCCAAGACCCCCTTTACTCAGCACCGTCTGGGCCACTGAACCACATCCAAAGAGCTGGGACAcagacaagaacaaaaaaaaacaaagggcgGAGGTAGAAAGactcattgtttttaattattccaATTATACCCGCCATTAACACTAGCCCTCTTGTCCACCAACAGCCTGCGACTGCCACAGACAATTTGTCCAACTCGGAGCTTGGAAAATAATGAATACCTCACTTATTAGTTAAAAGGCAGAAGTAATTCAGACCAAAAAAGTGTTGGAGAAGAGCAGTCATCCAAAAACAAAGAGGGCTGCTGTGGAAGCTGCTTTAAAGTGGAGACAGAGATTGGGACAGGTGGAGCTCagtccaggctgtaaacacatgCAACTTAAATAACAGACAAATGTTACCAATAATAACAAACAGATACTTCTCTCTAATGTTAAGTGTTAATGTTCTCTcattcattttacttttattttcccCGACAACATCATAATTCAGAGAAGCTACAGAGAATGTGAACTATTATCACCATACATTCTTATGGTGATAATGATTCAAATTCTGTTACAATGCCCTTCTGGGGAAGTTGTGTAGGAGGACAGCA
This window contains:
- the aqp9b gene encoding aquaporin-9b, whose translation is MENEKRKLKERFGLRRDILKEFLAEFLGIFVLILFGCGSVAQTVLSKGGLGEPLTIHIGFTLGVMMAVYMAGGVSGAHVNPAVSLAMVILGKLPLKKFPVYVVAQFLGAFAGSCAVYGLYYDALMEFTNGQFLVTGANATANIFASYPAKHLSVLNGFVDQVIATGALILCILAITDRRNIGAPKGVEPLCIGLIIMAIGVSMGLNCGYPINPARDLAPRFFTAVAGWGMEVFSAGGCWWWIPVAGPMVGGAVGAGIYFLFIELHHAEPEKQEENNVQDKYEMITVS